The sequence below is a genomic window from Manduca sexta isolate Smith_Timp_Sample1 unplaced genomic scaffold, JHU_Msex_v1.0 HiC_scaffold_2924, whole genome shotgun sequence.
ttataaaaatggatTTCAAGTTCCTGTTCGTGTTGTGTGTGGCGTGCCTGCTGCTAACTAGCGTGCTGTCGAAGCCTATTGCTGATGGATCTGCTGAGGCCATCGGTGATGAAAGTGCCTCATCACCTTCGTCACCGTTATTGAGGGTGAAACGACACATTGCCGGCGACCCCAAATGTCCGAAGGGCCAAGAGAAAATCAATGGCATCTGTACtgagtaagtaaaatatttattttgaaattattaagtttttgcaT
It includes:
- the LOC115445256 gene encoding uncharacterized protein LOC115445256 isoform X1, whose amino-acid sequence is MISFHGRPSTSAVAIHSSAFKNFIKMDFKFLFVLCVACLLLTSVLSKPIADGSAEAIGDESASSPSSPLLRVKRHIAGDPKCPKGQEKINGICTEVTTTELLSDGSG
- the LOC115445256 gene encoding uncharacterized protein LOC115445256 isoform X2, with translation MISFHGRPSTSAVAIHSSAFKNFIKMDFKFLFVLCVACLLLTSVLSKPIADGSAEAIGDESASSPSSPLLRVKRHIAGDPKCPKGQEKINGICTEKSDDY